The genomic segment ACCGGCTCCGCGGCCTACATCGTCTCCTGAGCGGATCAGCCCGGTGAATCCGGCGTCTGCTGGCGCACCTCGGTCAGCAGGTTCCAGCTGACCAGGAACATGGCGGCGATCACCGGGCCGATGACGAAGCCGTTCAGGCCGAAGAGGCTGATGCCGCCGACCGTGGCCACGAGCACCAGGTAGTCCGGCATGCGCGTGTCGCGGCCCACCAGGATGGGCCGCAGCACGTTGTCCACCAGGCCGATCACCAGCACGCCCCACAACGTGAGCCCCACGCCGCCCACTAGTTCGCCGGTGAACATCAGGTAGAGCGCCACCGGCCCCCAGACCAGCGCCGCGCCCACCGCCGGCAGCAGGGACAGCAGCGCCATCAGCGCGCCCCACAGCATCGGGCCGGGAATCTCCAGGTACCAGAACGCGATGGCGCCGAGCGCGCCTTGCACCAGCGCGACGACCACGTTGCCCTTGACGGTGGCGCGCACGACGGCGACGAACTGCGTCAGCATCTTGCGCGTCTGCTCCGGCTGCAGCGGCACCGATCGCTCGATCCTGTTGGTCAACGCGGTGCCGTCCCGCAGCAGGAAGAACAACACGTAGAGCATGATGAAGAAGGACACGAAGAAGT from the Ramlibacter henchirensis genome contains:
- a CDS encoding AI-2E family transporter — its product is MTDPRQPPDPLRSPSLEHKTLIWLVVGFSAAFLLVLWPLTGAVLWALFLAIVFWPMHQRVRRRVTRRQSLAAFLTLLTIVLIVILPMSLVSASVVEQASVVYQKIKTGELQPGQSLQRVMDSLPVWAQGVLQRFGLEDMPAILRRAGELLQRSSQAITSGLVGIGQVTLDFFVSFFIMLYVLFFLLRDGTALTNRIERSVPLQPEQTRKMLTQFVAVVRATVKGNVVVALVQGALGAIAFWYLEIPGPMLWGALMALLSLLPAVGAALVWGPVALYLMFTGELVGGVGLTLWGVLVIGLVDNVLRPILVGRDTRMPDYLVLVATVGGISLFGLNGFVIGPVIAAMFLVSWNLLTEVRQQTPDSPG